The Sphingopyxis fribergensis DNA segment TCACGATTGCCGCCATCCCTTCGGCGCAGCTGGTCGAGCGGCGCCGTCTCGCGATTGAAGGCTCCGGCCTTTCCGTCTCCGAGTATCGTCTCGCCAGCGATAGCGACGCCGTTCTCGAGGAACGGCAGTTCTTAGACCGCGCCCTCGGCACCGACATCTTCGCGGTCACGCTCGACCGACTGAGCCTCAAGGCGGGCGAAGACGCGCGGCTGATCGTGATCCGCCGGGAAGACGGCGAATGAACGACACGCCCGAACAAGAGCCGCTCGATCTCGGCGAGGTCGGCAAACCGCTTCCGCCCGAGGCCACTCGCGGCCCCGCTCTTCTCGCATTCAAGGACCGCTGGGCGACGCTGAGTTCGAAACAGAAGCTGCGCGCCAAGCAGTTGGGTGTCGCGGGCGTCGTCGCGATGCTCGGAACCGGTCTCTACACGGCGAGTACAGGCGGAGATGAGAAGGCGCCCGAGGCGCCAGCGGCGACCAAGCTCGACATGGGCGCCGGTCTGCGCGGCGACAGCCTCGAGACCAAGCTGCGAGGCGACCTGAAGAAGATCCTCGATGGCCAGACCTTGCTCGGCGACCGCGTCACCGCGATCGAGGAGGGCAAGGTCGTGCCCGGCAGCAAGCCAGGCGCACCTCCCGACGGCGACCCCGGGCTTCCCCCGGCTCTGCCGGGCGCGATACCAGATTATCCACCCGCGCCCGGCGATGCCGAAATCGCGACAGGCGAGATCCCGCCACCTCCTTCACCACCGGCGGCGCCCCCTGCTCCTCCTGCGCCCCCGGTTGAAAAGGCCGTCGGCGGGATCGGCACCGCGGTGACCGCTCTCGGGACAAGCGCCGCAGCCGACGGCAAGAATGCACAGTCTGGCGCTAAAAAAAAGACCCGGACGATCTATTTGCCGCCTGGTTTCATGAAAGCGCGGCTGCTGACCGGGATCGACGCGCTCGCGAGCCGCGATGCTACCTCGAACCCCGAACCGCTGATTGCGCGCGTCCAGGCGCCCGCCGTGCTGCCGAATGACGTCAAGGCCAATCTCTCGGGCTGCTTCGTCATCGGCAATGCAACGGGCAGCCTCGCCAAGGAGCGGGTCGAGGTCCAGCTCGTGTCGCTGTCCTGCGTCGATTTCGACGAACGCTCGGTGGTCGACCAGCCGATCAAGGGTTTCTTCGTCGACACCGACGGCAAGAAGGGGCTGTCGGGCAAGGTGGTAACGCGCGCCGGCGCGAGTCTCGCGCGCGCCTTCATCGCCGGCACGATCAGCGGGATCAGCCAGACGGTCGAGAACACGGTCGGTGACGTGTCGACATCGGCCTTGGGTTCGGTGCGGACGCTCGATGTCGGCGACGCCGCCAAGGTGGGGATCGCCGGCGGCCTCTCGAAGTCGTCCGACAAGCTCACCGACTTCTATCTCGATCTCGCGCGGCAGGCGGGACCTATCGTCGAAGTGGGCGCCGCCAAGGACGTCGTCGTCGTCATCCAGGAAGGCGTCACGCTCGAGATCAAGCCGACCGCCGGGAGCAAGTTCTGATGCCCCCGCCCATCCTCGGAGGAATATCGATGACCGATATGTCAAACCGGCGCCGCGCGCGCCTCTGCTCAGCCGCACTCTTGCTTGCCGGCGTCTTGCCACTCTCAGGGTGCGCAACGCTCGGCTCAGCGATGTCGCCGTACAGCGAAAAGTTCAGCTGCAAGAACGACGATCACGGCCAGTGCATCCATCCCGAGAAAGCCTATGAGGATGCGGCGGAGGGCCGGGCTTCGCGTTCGGACCCGGCGGTGACACGCGACAAGATATTGCTCAAGGCGAACCAGCGCGGCACCGCGCGCCGAGGACGCAGCGATGCTGATGCCTATGGTGATTACCGCGACAGCGTCTACCGGGAGCTTCAGGGGCTGATCGAGGCGCCCGAGACGCCGATGCTGCGGCCGGCGCAGGCGGTGCGAACACTGATCCTGCCCTATGCCGATCGGAACCGGCCCGACCGGCTCTACATGTCGCGCTTCGTCTATTCGGTGCTCGAGACCCCCTCCTGGGTCGTCGGCGGCTATCTCGTGCCGCTGGTCTCAGCCGCGGCGCGCGTGCCGGTGCTCGAGCAGATCCGCGAGGTGCCCGGAAGCGAACTGACGCCGCCGGTTGTGCCCGCGCGCGCGGAGCCGCGGCCATGAAGGCGCCCGGAACCGGCGGTGGTCTTACCTTCTCCGACCTGCACCGCGCCGTTGCGCGCGACCGCTATTCGGATTTCCTCCCGCTCGTCGCCTGGGTCGAGGAAGAGGAAGCCTTTCTCTGCATCGATGATGGCTGGGGCTATGCTTGGGAGTTGACCCCTGCCGCCTATATGTTCGCGCATGTTCACCAGGCGCTGCTCGGCCTGTTCAACGTCCAGTTTCCCGAGAACAGCGTCGTCCAGCTTATCAGCTTCGCCGACCCGCTGATTGCGCCAGCGCTCGACGCCTATCTCGACCTCAAGACCCGGCCAGATCCGCTGATCCAGGCATCGGCGCGCCGGACGCACGCTTATCTGAACGAAGGCCGGGACGGGCTTGGCGCGCTCCACGGCATTCCGGTGCGTGATTTCCGGACCTTCCTCGCTGTCAAAACGCGCGCCCCCATGCACAGCGACCTGCGCCGCCAGATCGAAGAGCAGCTTGCCAAGCTCGGCATTCGCCGCGTCGAGCCGCACGAAATGATCTCCTTCTATCGCCGTATCTTCAACGGCGTCTTCGAGGACGCTCCTGGCGTATTCGCCAGCGGTGCAGCCGGGCACCCCGCCCCGCCGATCCGCAAGCAGATCGTCGATGCCGGACCCGATCTCGCTTTCGACGGACCCGAAGTGTTCCTCGGGGGCCAGGTCGCACGCTGCCTGACGCCGAAAGCGCCGGCGAGGCGGGTTACCGCGGAACGCATGAACCGGCTGATGGGCGGGATGCGCGGGAGCGCCGAGGACAGCGACCAGATTGGCGGCCCCTTCCTCTATTGCCTCAACATCCTCTTCGACCATTCGCAGTTCGAAATTCACAAGCGCGCCCAGATATTGTCGGCGCAGAAAGCGGCGGGCAGCTTTGCGGTCGAGGTCGGCAAACAGATCGAGGAAATCGGCTGGGTGCTCGACGAGGCCGGCAACAGCCGTTTCGTCTCGGTCATGCCGACCGTCTGGGTGTTCGGCCGCGATTCCCATCACGCCCGCGAGATGGCCGCGCGCGCCAAGCGCCTCTGGGAAAGTGAACCGCTGCCCTGGATGGTGCAGGAAGAATCCTACCTCAATCCGATCTTGCTGACCGCGAGCCTGCCGTTCGGCCTTTATCCCGAGCGCCGAACGATCAAGATGCTCGAGCGCGATTTCCGGATGCCGGTGAAGGCGGCAGCGCTGATGGTGCCGATCCAGACCGACTTTCGCGGAGGCGGCCGCCCTGCCCTGCTCTATGTGGGCCGCAAGGGTCAGCTCGTCACACTCGACCTCTTCGATCCGCGCATCAACAATTATAATTTTGTGGTCGCGGCCGAAAGCGGCGCGGGCAAGAGTTTCCTCCTCAACGATCTCTGCCGGCAATATTATGCCCAGAACGCCCTCATCCGCATCATCGACATTGGCGGTTCCTACCGCAAGCTCTGCACCCTCTGCTCGGGTCGTTATATCGACGTCGGCGAGGAACGGCTGGTTCTGAACCCGTTCGACCTCGGGCTCGCGCTCGACGGCGAGGACAAGCATTCGGCGATCGCGATGGCGGTCGCGATCGTTGCCGAGATGGCGAACGCGGCGACGCGCAAAGGCGTTTCGACCTCAGAATGGAATCTCATCAAGTCGGCCGTCCAGTGGACGATCGATGGGGGCTATGCCGATGAAGGCATCGACTGGGTCCGCGCCTGGCTCGGTGCCTATCCGCAATTTGCCGCAGCCGATCTCGACCGTGTCGAGCATCTGAAGCCGGTCGCGCGCGAGCTCGCGTTCAATCTCAGGGATTTCGGCTCGGATGGCGCTTACGGGCACTTCTTCAACGGGCCGTCGACCTTCGACATCTCCGCCGACGAGTTCGTCGTCCTCGAGCTCGAGCGGCTGAAAGCCATGCCTGACCTGTTCAACGTCATCGTCATGGTGGTGGTAAATGCGGTGACGCAGGAGCTCTACCTCTCGGCGCGCGACCGGCCCCGCTTCGTGCTTTGTGACGAAGCAGCGCAGTTCATGACGAAAAGCGATGGTCAGGATCTGTCGCGGCTGGCTGAAGCCTTCGCACAAGGCTACCGCCGTGCCCGCAAATATCAGGGCAGCTTCGGCATCGTCCTCCAGTCTATGAACGACCTCACGCTGTTCGGCGGCACAGGCCAAGTCATCCTCGAGAATGCGGCGACGCGGTTCCTCCTGCAAGGCTCCACCTATGATCGTGCTGTCGAGAGCAAAATTCTTGACTATTCCGGGTTCGTCCTCGACCTCCTGAAATCGGTCCGCAACAACAAGCCGAACTATAGCGAGGTCTTCATCGACTCTCCGCTCGGGCTCGGGGTCGCGCGGCTTGTCGTCGATCCCTTCAGCTACTGGATCAACACCAGCGCGCCCGGCGAAGTCGCGGCGTTCGAAGCACTGATCCGGGCCGGGCGATCGCCGCTCGAGGCTGTGTGCGAGCTCGCCGACGTCGATCCCCGCGAGATATTGGGCGATCGCCGCGACTTGCCGCGAGCATCGGAGCCAGCGGCATGAAGCGGCCTTCGCTCCATCCCGACGAGCTAGCGATGCAGCTCGACGCCATGTTGCCCGCCGATCGGGCGCTGTTCGACGCGGCCGTTGCGGCAGTGGCCGAGCGGCAGGCACTGGGTTGGCGGTTCCGGCTCGTCATGATCGAATCCGTCATGATGGCTGGCCTCGTTCTCATCGCCGGACTGCTGGTTGACCAGCCGACGTCGCTGTTTACGCAGGCGTCGGTGACGGTCGGAATCGCTTGCTTCGCAAGCGGGCTGCTCCTGATCTGGCTCTCGTCCGTGACGAGCGGTCTGATGCTCCGGTGGCGCGGTCATCGGCGGACACGATGAACGGCCTCCTCTCCCACGCTCCTTCGCCCATCGCGGTCAGGTTGGCCGTCGGTGGCCTGATGCTCGGCCAGGCGCAAGCCCTCATCCTCTTCGCCGCGCCCGGCCCAATCGCGAACTCGCCGCGATCGCTCATCGTCGTGCTGAGCCTTCTCTCGTTGGTTTCACTTGTCGGTGCGATCATCGGTGTTGGCAGCTCCGATCCGCGAGAAAGATGGAGGAGATATCGTCGTGGAACATGATCGCGGTAGCATTCGAGTGGCCGCCTGGCAGTTTGGCACCTCGTTGATGCTCGTGTTTGGGGCATTCGTCATCGCCGCCACGGCGCGTGGACAGACCGCGGCGGTCGGGCGCACCTGGGCGATCGCTGAACCCGATGCCCTTTCTGAAATCGAGGCGCGCGTTGCGCAGCAGCCGAAAAGCATCGCGGGTCGTTTCGGTCCGCGTGAGAAGTGGAGCGCAATGCAGTCAGCCGCACTCGGCGTTGCGCGCGCGAACAGGAAACGAAGCGTCGTGCCGTTCCACACGCTCGATTTTGAGGTCCGGTTGGACGACGGCAAACTGCTCTATCCCAAAGGCTACACCTTCAACCCCCTCACCTATGTGTCGATGCCGCAGCGCCTGATCGTGGTTCATTCGCGCGACCTGAACTGGGCGCTTGGCCACGCGCGGGCGAGCGACTGGATATTGCTCGCCGGGGGCGGCCCGGAGGTGACCGACCCGATCGCACTCGGAGAGAAGGTTGCGCGCCCGCTGTTCATTCTCGAAGAGCGCGTGAAGGAGCGGCTCGATCTTCGCGTTGCGCCGGTCATAGTCGCGCAGGTCGGACAAAAGCTCGAGGTCAGCGAGTTCGCGCTTGAACGAAAAGGCCCGGCTCCCGCGAGCCAAATCCTACGCTCGGCGAGCACGCCGTAATTTCGCCAGCTCTTTTTTGGCGCCTTCATCCAATCGCAAATCCGGTCATCCGCCTATTCGGACGCCGCGACCCAGGGGAGCTCTACTCGGAAACGAAGACAGAGTTCTTCATCTTGACGCCCGCCTGGCTTCGGCTGGACGGGCGTCTTTTTTTACTTCGATGAAGTTCGCAAGATTCCGCAGGGTCCCATTTGGCCCGATCGTCGACTTCGTTGATGCCTGGAGGAACTCGCTTCGCAAGAAGCGAGCTTTGGTGCCTTCCCTTCGCCATGGTCTGGTCCGCAAGGACGCGACGGGACCGCGAGCAGACATCTGATCGGCAAATCCAACCTCAGCGTCACGGAAGCCGGCCCCGCACCGCTGATAGCGGCAACGATGTGCCCATCCGCGGCATATCCTTTCCCATCTGGTTGCGACGAGCATGTCGGCGGGTCCATCTCCGCTTCGGGCAGGCCAATCGCCCATACAGAGCGCCGAAGCCTCATCCAACCTTTTCAGCGCCCTACCTGGCGGAACGGAGAAGTCATGCCAGCTTGCCGACACTTGCGCGCGACTTCCGCATCGGGGAGCAGCGGCGCCAGGCGCCAAGTCGAGCCGAAGAAGACGCGCCGGTCCTTTCGCTGGGCGGTACCCGTCGGGCTCGGCGCAGTTCTCGCTTTCATCCCCGCTCCAGCGCAAGCATCCAAATGTCCGAGCGACACGATCTTCAACCCGATCACCAAGGTGCGTTGGAACTGCATCTTCCCCATCACCATCGGCGGCGTGCGCGCCGGCAGCTACGACAAGCTCGACAAGGCGCTCGACGCACAATCGGCGTCGAAACCGCTGTGTGCGTGCCGCAAAGGTGCAACCTTCTGGTTCGGTGTCAAGGTCAGTTTCTGGACTCCGAACCGGATGATCGACGTGGTG contains these protein-coding regions:
- a CDS encoding TraC family protein, translating into MKAPGTGGGLTFSDLHRAVARDRYSDFLPLVAWVEEEEAFLCIDDGWGYAWELTPAAYMFAHVHQALLGLFNVQFPENSVVQLISFADPLIAPALDAYLDLKTRPDPLIQASARRTHAYLNEGRDGLGALHGIPVRDFRTFLAVKTRAPMHSDLRRQIEEQLAKLGIRRVEPHEMISFYRRIFNGVFEDAPGVFASGAAGHPAPPIRKQIVDAGPDLAFDGPEVFLGGQVARCLTPKAPARRVTAERMNRLMGGMRGSAEDSDQIGGPFLYCLNILFDHSQFEIHKRAQILSAQKAAGSFAVEVGKQIEEIGWVLDEAGNSRFVSVMPTVWVFGRDSHHAREMAARAKRLWESEPLPWMVQEESYLNPILLTASLPFGLYPERRTIKMLERDFRMPVKAAALMVPIQTDFRGGGRPALLYVGRKGQLVTLDLFDPRINNYNFVVAAESGAGKSFLLNDLCRQYYAQNALIRIIDIGGSYRKLCTLCSGRYIDVGEERLVLNPFDLGLALDGEDKHSAIAMAVAIVAEMANAATRKGVSTSEWNLIKSAVQWTIDGGYADEGIDWVRAWLGAYPQFAAADLDRVEHLKPVARELAFNLRDFGSDGAYGHFFNGPSTFDISADEFVVLELERLKAMPDLFNVIVMVVVNAVTQELYLSARDRPRFVLCDEAAQFMTKSDGQDLSRLAEAFAQGYRRARKYQGSFGIVLQSMNDLTLFGGTGQVILENAATRFLLQGSTYDRAVESKILDYSGFVLDLLKSVRNNKPNYSEVFIDSPLGLGVARLVVDPFSYWINTSAPGEVAAFEALIRAGRSPLEAVCELADVDPREILGDRRDLPRASEPAA
- a CDS encoding TraB/VirB10 family protein, which gives rise to MNDTPEQEPLDLGEVGKPLPPEATRGPALLAFKDRWATLSSKQKLRAKQLGVAGVVAMLGTGLYTASTGGDEKAPEAPAATKLDMGAGLRGDSLETKLRGDLKKILDGQTLLGDRVTAIEEGKVVPGSKPGAPPDGDPGLPPALPGAIPDYPPAPGDAEIATGEIPPPPSPPAAPPAPPAPPVEKAVGGIGTAVTALGTSAAADGKNAQSGAKKKTRTIYLPPGFMKARLLTGIDALASRDATSNPEPLIARVQAPAVLPNDVKANLSGCFVIGNATGSLAKERVEVQLVSLSCVDFDERSVVDQPIKGFFVDTDGKKGLSGKVVTRAGASLARAFIAGTISGISQTVENTVGDVSTSALGSVRTLDVGDAAKVGIAGGLSKSSDKLTDFYLDLARQAGPIVEVGAAKDVVVVIQEGVTLEIKPTAGSKF
- a CDS encoding TraV family lipoprotein, with protein sequence MTDMSNRRRARLCSAALLLAGVLPLSGCATLGSAMSPYSEKFSCKNDDHGQCIHPEKAYEDAAEGRASRSDPAVTRDKILLKANQRGTARRGRSDADAYGDYRDSVYRELQGLIEAPETPMLRPAQAVRTLILPYADRNRPDRLYMSRFVYSVLETPSWVVGGYLVPLVSAAARVPVLEQIREVPGSELTPPVVPARAEPRP
- a CDS encoding conjugal transfer protein TraW — encoded protein: MLVFGAFVIAATARGQTAAVGRTWAIAEPDALSEIEARVAQQPKSIAGRFGPREKWSAMQSAALGVARANRKRSVVPFHTLDFEVRLDDGKLLYPKGYTFNPLTYVSMPQRLIVVHSRDLNWALGHARASDWILLAGGGPEVTDPIALGEKVARPLFILEERVKERLDLRVAPVIVAQVGQKLEVSEFALERKGPAPASQILRSASTP